In Silene latifolia isolate original U9 population chromosome 3, ASM4854445v1, whole genome shotgun sequence, a single window of DNA contains:
- the LOC141648575 gene encoding uncharacterized protein LOC141648575: protein MALVQKYGKPDLFIIITCNPNWAEIKDELAPGEKAQDRPDLLARIFHAKLTLLRKQIREKKVFGEVAAMINVVEFQKRGLPHAHFLIILKPGYKITSPEKFDKYVSAEIPSTENPHMRAAVIGHMMHGPCGPAFPDCACMQTKNGKRECSKAYPKNFRTFTTNGTDSYPLYRRRDTGEKIVVRKGKLDNRSVVPYNPYLLAMFDCHLNVEVCSTINAVKYLYKYVYKGHDRVLFNVKSGGAAPLVDEIHRYQSGRWVSPPEAAWRIFGFNLFYVYPPVQPLPVHTPNNQMISFAANEDLATVDKKNGWKRRDSGIVIGRVAHASPGEGERYYLRLLLAHVRSPKSFEDLKTVNGVCCASYQEAALKTGILEQDNAAEKCMDEAVNVEMPNALRRLFATILIFSCPNNPAEFWEQYYSALSEDFAKQYPGNDAKILQLTAGKVEQFLEGMGKSLAHFNLEHLHITQEITMQGNRDIIDALNAPIPLLQLASRKLLNVKQRTAYKAIMNCIKNWHTGVPFS from the exons ATGGCCCTTGTCCAGAAATACGGGAAACCAGATCTCTTCATAATTATAACGTGTAATCCAAATTGGGCTGAGATAAAGGATGAATTGGCACCTGGTGAGAAAGCGCAGGACAGGCCAGATCTTCTGGCACGTATCTTCCATGCTAAACTGACGCTGCTGAGAAAACAAATAAGGGAAAAAAAAGTGTTTGGCGAAGTCGCAGCTATGATTAATGTGGTGGAGTTTCAGAAACGGGGGCTACCACACGCACATTTCCTGATAATTCTGAAACCAGGTTATAAAATCACGTCACCagaaaaatttgataaatatgtgtCCGCAGAAATACCATCAACTGAAAATCCTCATATGAGGGCAGCTGTAATAGGGCATATGATGCATGGGCCATGTGGTCCCGCTTTCCCAGATTGCGCCTGTATGCAAACCAAAAATGGGAAAAGAGAATGTAGTAAAGCTTATCCTAAAAATTTCCGGACCTTCACTACAAATGGAACAGACTCTTATCCATTATATAGGCGCCGAGACACTGGTGAAAAAATTGTGGTGCGAAAGGGTAAATTGGATAATAGATCGGTGGTGCCTTACAACCCTTATCTGTTAGCCATGTTTGACTGCCACTTAAATGTTGAAGTTTGTTCAACAATTAACGCAGTaaagtatttatataaatatgtatataaaggTCATGATCGGGTCTTATTCAACGTGAAAAGTGGGGGGGCTGCTCCGTTGGTTGATGAGATACACAGATACCAATCTGGTAGATGGGTTTCCCCACCGGAAGCTGCTTGGAGAATTTTTGGATTCAACCTTTTTTACGTGTACCCACCTGTGCAACCTCTCCCAGTACATACTCCAAACAATCAGATGATCAGCTTTGCAGCAAATGAAGACCTTGCCACA GTAGACAAGAAAAATGGGTGGAAGCGAAGGGACTCTGGTATAGTCATTGGTAGAGTAGCGCATGCCTCACCTGGAGAGGGTGAACGCTACTACCTAAGATTGTTGCTAGCGCATGTAAGGAGCCCTAAATCTTTTGAGGATCTAAAGACGGTCAACGGTGTTTGTTGTGCATCATATCAAGAGGCCGCATTAAAAACAGGGATTCTTGAGCAAGATAATGCAGCTGAAAAGTGTATGGACGAGGCTGTGAATGTAGAGATGCCAAATGCCTTGCGCCGCCTTTTTGCGACAATTCTGATTTTCAGCTGCCCCAATAATCCAGCCGAATTTTGGGAACAATATTACTCGGCCCTTTCAGAGGATTTTGCAAAACAATACCCAGGAAATGATGCTAAAATATTACAGTTGACAGCAGGTAAAGTTGAACAATTTTTAGAAGGGATGGGGAAGAGCCTAGCACATTTCAATTTGGAACATTTACATATTACCCAGGAAATAACAATGCAGGGCAATCGAGACATCATTGATGCTCTAAACGCTCCAATTCCTCTCTTGCAATTAGCTTCCAGGAAACTGCTCAATGTAAAACAGCGCACTGCATATAAGGCTATAATGAATTGCATTAAAAACTGGCACACCGGGGTGCCTTTTTCATAG
- the LOC141648574 gene encoding uncharacterized protein LOC141648574, producing MGKICLPTASSRIAASNLPCGRTTHSRFKIPLDTDEVLTCDVSKQSGLACLLREAALIIWDEASMAKKQNIEAVDMLFKDICSSDLPFGGKVIVFGGDFRQVLPVLPRRTQQEAVDASIVSSAIWPLLTKFSLTENIRARADPEFSEFLLKLGNGELQTTENGLIKLPDNLMITPDVEKEPEQVLIDAVFQ from the coding sequence ATGGGGAAGATATGCCTGCCAACAGCAAGTTCAAGGATAGCTGCTTCAAACTTACCATGTGGCAGGACAACTCATTCAAGATTTAAAATACCGCTGGACACTGATGAAGTATTGACCTGTGACGTGTCTAAACAGAGTGGTTTGGCATGCTTGCTAAGGGAAGCAGCATTGATAATCTGGGATGAGGCGTCCATGGCTAAAAAGCAGAATATTGAAGCAGTTGATATGTTATTTAAGGATATTTGCAGTAGTGATCTACCCTTTGGGGGAAAGGTTATTGTTTTTGGTGGTGATTTTCGACAGGTGCTTCCAGTTCTTCCCCGGCGTACACAACAAGAGGCCGTAGATGCGAGCATTGTAAGTTCAGCTATTTGGCCATTATTGACCAAATTTAGCCTCACTGAAAACATCAGGGCTAGGGCTGATCCAGAATTCTCAGAATTCTTGCTCAAGCTAGGTAATGGAGAACTACAGACCACTGAAAATGGGCTAATTAAGCTGCCTGATAATTTAATGATTACACCTGATGTAGAAAAGGAACCAGAGCAGGTACTGATTGATGCTGTATTCCAATAA